ATTAATCCCCACTTCCCTACACGGGCCAGTCTTAGCAGCAGCCGCGGGTCACCTCCGTTAACTCCCTCAGTAGCAACACACATGGACGTATCTTCCCGCAGCCCTGTTCTCCAGGGTCCCCCAAACCTGACCAACACCTGATCAACAGAAACACCAACGCTGGGAAACGCAGGAGCAAGCCACGCCGACGGCACAGGCACACGGAGAGTATTACCTCCTGCATTGCACCTTCGAGCAATCTCCCAGTAGACCAAGCCCAAGGCATAGATATCAGCACATTTAAATGAATCAAAATGCTTCATGTTAATGGTTTCATCCAAGACTTCAGGGGCCATGTAtctggagaacagaagaggaaCAGCACATTAATTTTGAGAGGGGATTCTCCAGAAGACAGTAAATGGCAAGTTTTCCCATCCAGCACTTCCCAGCAGACAAAAAtctgctctgcacagccctAATCAGAACAGAACTGGGCCCCACAGTCTAATAATAGAGTGAACAAAATAACTCAAAAAGAATAGCAAGTTGGGAAAGAGGTAAAAACATCCAAAAGCACATCAGGCTCCAGACAGGAGGCCCCAAAAGGCTTCTGAGAATGCCAAGCTTGTTGTCAAGTATTATACGAGCTCCCTGGTGCCGAGTTTACGTAGCTGGCCTACGCCCCTCAGCTTGACGGCACCTGGAGACAAAGGTGCTGATGTTCCTTCAACCCCAATCCAATGCTGACACGCTGCGAGACGCTTGGAAATGCTTAAGAAAGAATTTCACCAGTGCTCAAACAGCAGCTCAGGCATTTGCTAGTCACACTCCAATGCCTTCGAAGGCTGGCCGAGAACACCGTTCTCCTACCGTTTGGTTCCAACCCTTTGATTTGGTGCAATATCAATCGTATCCGTAACCGAATCATGCCGGACGGCCAGACCAAGGTCAGCAATGGCACACGTGCCATTCTTCTTCACCAAGATGTTCTTGGATTTCAAGTCTCTGTGAGCAATCCCGGGCTTTcctaacagagaaaaataaaaagaagcagggGTCAAGGTCTGGTGAAATCTGTTAGTCAAACTGGCGCAGAGGCAGTACCGGATTTCAGGGCGTTAGTTAAATTCTCAGTGTTGCaacacattttcctgtttggaTACGCTTCAGCGCTGAAGAACAGAGCAGTGCTGACAGCCTACGGTATGCACAGCTCCGCTCGTGCTTCAGAGGCACTGCCGATGCAGTAGCATCCAGAGGCCTCAAGAGGGACGTGAACTCCGCCGTCCCAGGCATCAGATGCGTTGATGTGGACATAAGGAGTTTAgaattctgctgctgcctgcgctAACATCCCACCCAAGCAGCACCAGTTTTAGGATGGGGATGTGAAATGCTGATATAACTCCCAGGAGCCAGCGTAAGGCTAACCCACTTTGCAGCCAGCCAAAGCAATCAGTCTATTTCTAGTCAATACTGACCAGACCAATCCGGGCTGACTCTGCCAGTGTTTTCTGTGCAGCACATCATTCCCCCTCCTCAATGCTGCTTTATTCTCCCGTCGAGAACTTCCAGAATCTTTTCAAACCTTGCTCTTACCCTGAGTACCCACAATCTCCATGTGTAGGTGGGCCAGCCCGCTAGCAGCAGACAGGGCGAGCTTGATCATCCCCTCGATAGTCACTGTGTATCGATTAAGGTAGTCAAAGAGAGATCCGTGCTCGTGGTAATCGGAGACGAGCCACAGCTGAGTCCACGTTCCATTATCTGCAGCAGGAAAGAGACTGTGCTCAGACGGGTGCAACGCAGGGACCGCACACAACCATCGAGCATTTTGCACCCTGTTTGGTACAGGGGAGAGCTGCTCAACAGCCAACATGGGGGCAAATAAGGTAAAGGACTTTAAGATGAAACACGACTTTGTAAGGTACAGCTAATGCACCATCGCGCCtttcaacagcagcagtaaTTTTGCCATCTTTTGGCAAGAAACATTCAAATACGTAGCTATTTGAAAAGCATGCTGACAGTTTTCTTTAACCATTTAACTGTAAATCCAAGTGAAGAAATGCAACTCCCAAGAGCATACTGCATGCTGGTGAAGTCTCTGCTCTCAGGACCGAGGCACTTTTTACCTTTGTTATCCGCAGCAATAAATCCCAGGATGTTCTCATGTCGCAGCATAACAGTTTGATATATTTCTGCTTCCCTAAACCAGGAACGCTCCTCGCGCGAAGAGAAGATTTTTACAGCTACGTCACCTCCACGCCACCTGCCACGCCACACTTCCCCGAAGCGGCCTTTACCAATGATCTCCTGAAGGACAATCGTCCGAGCCACAGTCCGTTGGACAAAAAGCGGCAAACCTACAGACAAGAAATTGGAGGAATGAATGCATGTTGCAGCAAAAGAAACTCCTGAAGCTCCAGAGCGTGAAGTAGAGCACCATCAGACCTAGAAGGTTCTACATTTGGTAACAACCAGCAGCCTAAGCAAGACCCAAGCCAGCAAACGGTGGTAGCTCCTGCGTAGGACGTGCCGTTTGGCTGCTTGGGCAGCATCTGTGTATCACTTTGAAGTAGCTTGCAAACTGCCAACGATCGGGCGCAGAGCGGTTGGGGAACTTCTGCTTTACGGCAGATCAAAGTAACTTTAACCCAAATATGCAAAGAATGGAACTTGCTGAAGACAGACTCTgctcaaaagcagaaaacccCCAGAATTTCTCTTAAGAAAGGAGTCCTAACATAGCCACCACCTCTTAGTTTACAAACTACGGAGCTCACCTGCTGAGAGCATGTACAGAAGAGATCCCGAAACATTATGCATATAACAGATGTGATGCTGAAGGTTTATTCCCTGGTCAAATACCAGGTTGTTACATTCTCCGCCTCTGTGGATTATCCTACAGTTTCCATCTGCTGCAAAAttcgggggttttttttcgtttttttttttttttttttttttttttcctgttttaccCTAACTGCTTTCATAGTTATGAATAAAACAATGACTTCCCTATCTATTCTGTGGATGATTTCTTTCAAGTGCTACAGAAGTGAACACTGACCCAAGGATTCTTTGGGATGAAATGGGCTGTGTAAATGCAGTATTTGCATACTGTAAAATTTTCAGCTGCTGGGATCCTTCCCATTTTCCTGCCAGCTTTGATGCAGGTGACATCCTGCATCCTCCTTTGACAGCCAACACCCCACAGGTTAGCAGCTAATGTCTGTTTCCAACCCAAATCCAGTTCCAAGGCTAAATTTGAAATAGATGCAGCCGTTGGAGTTATCCTCTCGCAGAAAAGGAGGGAAGCTACACAAAACTCTTTTTACATGTAAGCAGTTAAGGAGGAGTTGAGCTATTGCTCTCACCTCGCCTAGGCACTGAACACTGACTCGGGGCCGTGGCTACTACAGCATGTACTGCATGACTGAATTTAAAACACACCCTCTACATTACTCATGACAGGGCAACGTGAACAGCTCGACGAGGCAACAGCCTGACGAGGCAAACAGCCTCACAGCCGTGCAAAGCTGTGGCAACCCAGAGCCCAGAACAGACTACTGCATTACAATTACAAGACCTCATTCGTCATTTCCAGTCATATCTTAATACCTGAGCCAGAGCCAGAGGTGGAGAGATCGTAGACTAGATCTTGCAAGGTCTTATCCTTCGACAGGCACATTTCACAAGAGGGGTCTTCCATGTCCAGCCGCTGACGGTTGTGATAGACTCGTTGGTGgtgatgaaaaacaaagactaCTATGATCATGACAACAAACACAAGGAAGACAGGTCCGGCAATCACCGCCACCAGCTCCACAGGACCCCAGCTCGATGGGGGTTCGTTATCTTTCAGGTGTCCTTGAGAGGAAAGggacaagaaaaaacagacacTTTTAGAAAATTATCACTCCTTCACAAGCATTTTTTAAGGactttcttcttgtgttttaaTTATCCTCTCAGAGTCTAGACAATTTTAGCCTGCTGTTCCAGGATGGTAGAGGACACATCAAATAACAGTGTTAACACAGGACTGATCAAGTCATCAGGCTGGCAAACTACGGCTAAAACCCCCGAAAGAGGATGGTACATCAATTGTGGAATCAGGGATTATGGCACTTGCTATTTAAAAGAGGACAGGAGCCTGTTCTGGGCTGAATTTGCTAGAACGGCCTGCATTTTACCTTCCACTTGAACTCTccaagagggagaaaaaaccaCCAGTCATAAGGATtaatctcttctgctttccccttccccctgcaaCAATCAGTGAAGACTCGTACCTGAAGACaacaattatttgtttttctgagaaCAGATAAAACTTTCCCACTGCCCCCAAGGAACATGGATACTGCAGTCTTCATATGACCCACTAAATAACAGCCCAAAACAGAGAGTAATGAGGTATGAGGAAGTACGGCATGCCCTTTCTGTCCCAGGAATTAGAAAGAAGCAGACATTTCCCACACCCTCACTCAAAGGCAGGGCTGCTTCCTCTTCATGAATTCGGAATTTGGGcacccctccaccccacacACTTTACTCTGAAGCTGCTGCAATGTTCCCATATTGATGGCTCATCACTGAAAAGATGTGCAGTCctaggagaaggaaagaaacccTATCTGATAAAAGGCAGGCTAAAGCACAACTCAGTGCCAGAAAAGGGATCCAAGCTGTGCCCAGGGAACATGCATCGTCCTCAGACCACTGCAGGCACagagatcacagaatcatagaacggtttgggttggaagggacctcaaagatcatctagttccaaccccccctgccattggcaaggacaccctccactagaccaggctgcccaaaaataaaattacatatatatttttattaacagtaaTTTTGTAATAATCCCCGAGGCCCAGACCTCCGTGTCTCGGTGCAGGGCAGAACGGTGAGGAACCCCCTGGGCCCCTGCGGTGGGGTCACCGTTGTCACTGCTCTGAAGCTCACCCACCTGCCCCACCCGTAGGTACTGGCTAACGAAGACCCTTGCCTCATTAGCAATGATTTTCCTCCCCTCTATCTAAGGGAATTTATGGAACCGTGGGTGAAGCTGGAGCTCGGGGCTTTGCCGGATCACTCATGCAGCAGAAGCTTATGTTTAGCTGCAGGTgaacattgctgctgctgctttcaggataccagcagcagggctgatAAGGTGAGAGGAGTCTCATAGTACAGAGCTACTGAGTGCAGGTggagaaaaaaactccaaacttTGGAAGCTTCTCCTGCCCTAAAGTACAACCTCATCATCTGGTGACATTTTGTCGGCCACAGGGGAGTTCAAGCaacttcacattttaatttgaagtagTTTGTTATTATTTCCACTTTACAGATCAAGGAAATAAACCTAGTGCTCAAATTCACACAACAACCTAAGGGAAGAGTGAAACCAAGGCCAAGAACTCCTTATTCCCAATCCCAAACAGACAGCTTCTCTCCTCCCCACTTCAAACAGACCATTTATTTAGCTCTCTACTCACCACTGGGAACCATTAAATCAATTTTGTTGCAAAAATCAGAGTAGCAGCAGTGAGTATTACGCAGATCTTCTGAACTCAGACAATAGAAGGGTTTCCCAGCAGGAATCAATTTTGCTTCAGGAATGCAGGTCCGAACGTGATGTTTAACACCATCCAGGTTGAAGACTGAGACCATGCACGCACCGTCCGTTTCACATGTGGAGTTTGCTTGTTTGCAGTCGGAGCACAGACATGtcaaagctgcagaaatcagAACACGACCACCTCCTTAAAACCCACCCGAGACCAAATGCTCAAACTAgagaaaactttcttctttcaatTTCCCATTTCAGAGGGAACGGGCCATTCTCAGGCTCAGGAATTAGATTTTAGGAACAGAACAAGTCACACTCGGTACTTCAGACCTGCAAGAGCccaatttaaacacaaaatacagtGCTGAAATAGAGGAGCCTTTCCAGAAGATGACTGTCCACACAGCCCTTCTTCCTGCCCCTGCTGCAACCGCTAACAGGGATGACCCAAGCCATCCCTGCAAACTAGGCTAGGTTTTACCGAGATCCACTCCCAACCCAATCTAGGGTCTGAACTCAAATTGAAAACAACTACTCAAACAGACAGACACGATTTTACCCAAACTCGCTGTCCAGGCTTCCTCAGTTACACCAAAGACGAGCTGCCCATCATGGGTCAGCGAGGGATGACCACCCCAGCTCACGGGAGACAAGAAGCAGTTGGCAGatgccaaaacaaaaccaattcaAAGCAACTACACAAGCCAAGCATGCTGCACTCAACCAGATCAGTCACTTATTTAGTAACTGCTTTCCTGATCCGAGACACTACCTTGGGTCAAATAAATTCCTGGCTTTTTGCCTGCTCTACATGAAGATTATTTGGGTAAAGAGCGAAGGAGAAACTCCAAGGCAGATTCCCACATTTTTCCGCCTCCCAGCTGTCATTGTGCTTTTCTCAAGCTGGCTGAAAAACTGTAAGCAAATCCCCAGGCATCGCCATCCTTGGGAACAAAGAGCGAATACAACAATGTCAAGAAGAAGGGTGGGGCTTGTTTAGCAGCGCgcagtattttcttcagctttcatcAGATCTTTCAGCCTCCCCGGAGGGATTCAGAAACATGTACTTACCCGCTGCAGAAATGGTCTTACAGGTAGAGAGAGTTTGaagaagtgttttaaaagatACAAGTGCCACAGTTAACTCTCCCCAGTCCGACAGCTAAATCCTCCACATCTGCCTCTACCCTTTCGGTTTAAAGACACAAACGAAAGTCACTGTCAACACCTGCGTGCGTGTGTCCGCCACCTTCCCGCGGGCAAGGGAAACGCTGAGCCCTCAGTCATACCATCTCTGGCAACCAGCAGACTGAAGGAGCATCAGCCTTCAAGGATATTCACGGCGCTGGAAGAGCCTCTTGCTCCCAGCCAGCACACGGTCCAAAGTGCAGCGGAGTTATGCTGCTGGGGGCATGTCACCTTGAGCTTAACGAAAAACAAGCAGGTCCTGCTCAACTTCAGGGTTTGTTTAGGAGGAAGACACCCATTATCCCTTATCTCCAGTGTCCTAGGAAAATCAGTTAGGCTAATTGCATTACTACTCACTTAATTCTCTCTGGACACTGTGCTCTTCGCTTCCTAGCTGTTGCTGTGAGCTGCTTAACAGCTCCAAGGTGGGCTGCAGTATTTCAGACAGGCTAAGCGCAGATGCTGGTGAGTTTTGAACCAACAGATTAAAACTGCAGAAGCACCAAACAGccagtaaaacacagaaaagctgttaagtgagacatctttaaaaagcacCGTGAGCAAACGTAGCTTACTACTTACTATGTGCTTAGCACAGGCCAAGGAAAAGGgacataaaatagaaaatggacAGGGAAGACTCCGAGACTGAATCATATTGAGAGCACCATACGCATGGATTACATGGCTTTTAAGGGGAAACTTTATAacgaaagggaaaaaaacaaccactaATGTTCAACTTGACAAACAGCTCCAAGTGCAGTGTTTTCCAGTGGTCAGCAGTGCACAGAAAAGACGATTCTGAAAAATATGCACACTTGGGGGAACAAAAGTTGGTTATAATGGagtttttatgaaaacatgagaaagggaagagcagccAGGGCACATTCCTACCTTCAAGTACGCTTAAAAGGAAATAGTGCTTTAAAGCATCTCCTTTATTACTTTATCAAAAACTCAAggtacaaattaaaaacatttaaaccaCACACATTTCACCATGCAGGCTCTTTTCAACTTGATTTAGATACAGCAAAACTGAACTTTGATCCTGTTAGATTCATTTCTAAGCTCAAATCCAAGATTTCGGCTATGGCAGTTTTGCTTCCAGAAGCTCAGAAgtaaacaaaacacttcaatGCACtaataaaactggttttgtaaACTTACTGAAGTATCTGGCCTGAAACTAAGCATCCCTTtgagagggaaagcagaggagcTGGTTGTATCTGCTCAGTTTCATTtgtaggattaaaaaaaaaaaaaaaaaaaagaaatcagtttacCTGCAAGGTATGATACCAGAGCCCCAGCGTACAGGCACAGAGTCAGAAGATCCTTATCTGTtctgtgcagaaagcagaagtttcCTGCTAAGGAGGGGCATGCCCCACAGAGCACGGCCTCATTTCACCTCCTGGTGATGTCAGCTGATACGTTCCCCCTTGGAGACAACTGCTCTTTTTCAAGAGCAATTCTTACGTTTGGCATGGCCAAAACCCCTATGGTAAGGAGAGCTGCatgaacaaagaaaactaaGCCTTCAGCACATGGATGTACTTCTGCTACTCCTTTCACGAGAGACCCTCAAGGGACTTTCTAGATACTCCAATCCATAACCTCCAGGCTGCCGGAGATTTTGGAAAAGATGGTCAGATCCGTGGGTAGAAGCTGGAGTCCAGCTCCAGCCTCCCTCGTGCTGCCATGAGTTgactcttttgtttgtttgtttttaaatgaaaaagccCAGGATACACATCCACCATCACTACAGCCGTGCTCCTCCCTAACCCTCACCTACTGCCAGCATTGCAGCAAGAAGGGCCCTGCTCCCGCAGGCACCGGCTGTGCCAGGGAGGAAAGGCCTGTCTGCACCCGGGCTCGTCGGGAACCGGGCAGCTTCCAGCAGAGAGGAGAATTACGAGTCCAGCATTTCAAGTTTGATTAACCAGAAGGGAAAATTCTTCTTGTATCAGTAACACCAGAAGCCAGGAAAAAGTAACTGTTGTTTTCCCCTTGGGTGGGGGTCAGAAAATGGACAGGTACACAGAGCCCCTCGCCAGGCATCTCTCGGTTGCTCCTGAGAACAGCCAGGGACGCCCGGGCGAAGCAAAAGGAGACAGGAgtgaataaaagcatttttcatgccAAACAGCATTCTTTttatgcaggaagaaaagctccTGTGGAACAAAACATATAATCTACTTAATAAAAGAAAGTGACTGGGCTGAGGAAAATAGATGgggcaaaggaaaacaaaagagcagTTCACGAGTTGCCCTCTCGCAGAACGCCTGGGGATGAGTCTGCATGGAAGGTGCTACAGAAGTTGGCAGCAGAATCTGCTCTATCTGCTCCGCACACTCTTTCTGACATTCTGCTCTGAGACAAACCCAACCCTTTAAAGAAGCTGTTTAAACAAGCCTAGCACTAAGCTGCAGATCCTCAGAATGAAAGCTTTGTTCTCACTCAAGAGATGGATCAGGTTGGTATTTACGTTGAAGCAAACCCTCACTGCGACTTAATCCAAGGCAGAGCGCAGGCGGTCGTGACATCAGTTGCAGGAGCGAGCCAGCCCGGTGCCGGTCCTCACCGCTCTTCCTAAAAACCGGAGCGGTCAGTCGGCACTGCCAAAAAGACAAACTCTCCCTGATCCTCGCCTAACGCAGCCCAGGGCTCGGCTGCTGGGCCAGATACTCCTCCGAGCAACCGCTCTGAGCCCAAGAGGTGCTTCTGCTCCCTGCGAGGCACCCAGCAAGGCTCACGGCTTGGTTacgggcagcagcaggatggctCCCGGCAGGAACCTGGGGCATGGAGGTGTTAGTATCCCTTTGCATTAgctacagcagagaggaaaacaagggAAGGCCCTCTTGTACCAAATTCCCCCATTAAAGGTGACGCGTATTTACAAAATGAATCCAAACAAACAGGCGGGGGTCCCTGGATTAGAGCTCTAGGCTCCAGGGAAACCAAAATATTAAGCTCTGACAGTCaaagaacatttcatttttttttttcttccccagcaaCTATCTGAGCTCATTTTGCACATATTTATTCTCGCACAGGATTGCATGTGTCAAGATGTCTATGCAGCTAGACAGGGGAAAGTTTCACAGCAAAATCTAATGTAATGGTGTTAACCACctcttgaaatacattttccaaaatcTCCTGAAGCGGTGCTATGCAAGATGACATTTTCTCAGGGCAAAACACTACCTGATCAAGATGTATTAAGATAATTAACCTGAAGATGATCATTGGTAAAATTGCCAATAACCACCCACGTATTTACCAgataaacagatttttgcaGAGATTGTaagctgctgttctttttcaaCAGTTTGAATCGAGGCTGGAAGAACAATGATTCCCCTGACTTCTGAGCCTTTATAAGGCTCTGGAACAGGAGCTGCAATTTATTATGTCTCTGTACAGCACCTAACTTAATGAGACCCAATCTGGTAGTGATGTTTTAATGCTGCTGCAGCATAATGTTagcaagagaaatggaaaacaattgGGTTTGtacctctgctgtttctttagATGCTATTATAATGAAGAGGGACATGTGTAAACATgcttggaagaaagaaataccTTTCAGTGTTTCACTATATGCTGtgctgaaataaagaaagaataacCTTTATCACAGAGTGTTTTGCCCAAGAGCAGGCTAGGAATAAAATCCATTCCCTTGTGGCAAGGGAGCAGAGGTCTGTTCCAAGAGTCCCTCGCTCAACCGTGCCACCCCAAGAACGGCGCTTCAAGAAAACAACCAGggcttcattttcaaaaagccATCCAATGAagactttaaaagcaaacaaagattTACTTTCCATTATATTCACCTCGATTCTTCTGCTGCCTGGGGTCAACAACTGGGATCCCGACAGCCCTCTCTGGGATACGCCCGCCTCGTACAGCGCACCAGTATCTTCTCCAAGCCCCAGAGCCAGCTCACCTACACCCACAGCCTCCAAAATCACGTGCAAGGCCACTTCTGGATGCTCGCACTGTCCctgttttcttacaaaaaggAGCTGAAGAAATGAGTACAGATCTGCTCTTCTGTAGATACAGTGCCACCACCTCGAATATCTTTCCCACGTTTTGCTGGCCCATCAACTTCTCCTCCTACTTTCGGATCTCAACGTCTCTTTTGCTCCTTGCTGGTGCTTATGAAATCTACTGACCCACTGCTGCTAAATCTAACAGAGTTAAAATTAGCTGCAAAGTACCATGAAAAAAGCGCTTTCACGCAAGTCATCCAGAAACTAAAAATTATACTAGGATATTTAAAGTTGGAAACAAGAGTCCCAACTTTTTCAAGCTGGCTGCAGTCCCCTGGCACAGGTTGAGCCTGACATGAACACATCATGGCTGACTAGAAAACAtatactaaatgaaaaaaaaaaaaaaaaaaaaagggcaggaagaatGTGCTTTCACCTTTAAAGCAAAGAACTTTCCCTGCATCTACTCAAGCAACACAAAAGGAGAGCTtccaaatgaattttaaataagcaaattGACAGGAGTCTCATCATTAATAGGTTAATTAGAAGAAGCCTtgacatttctgctgctgttgctcttcAAGTCAGAAAACAGACATATGGCTCTGAACTCCCTCTCCAGGTCTGACACctattttgtgttttaacttGTTAGGAAACCAGTTTAGGAGCCACCCATACCATACCAATACTGTGGAAGAAAATCCGGCAAACCAGCCGCATGGCAAGGCAGATACATGGGTCGTTACTGGTGGTTTTCAAGACTTAAATCCGACGCTGTGCGTTCTCGGGCAATCGGCACATGCTTTCCGGAACACCAAGTTGTTTAATGCGTAGCCTATATTCCGACATCCAGCAGCCCGCAGGTTACTTCCACAAAGCCCgcagaaagcagcaagcacTAGAAAACCAAGCCTTTGTCGAGGGGCTTTAACGCACAGTGAAGTCTGCTTTTCTGAcgaaaaaagaaatatatgggTCCACAATCAATGAGAAGGGAGGCTGGAAAGCCAGTGGCTGAAATAACGAGGACAAAAGAGGTCTCCCACCCCATAGTCGCTCACACACGACTCTACAAGCTCAGCACCAGCGAACGTTTCATCCCTGTAATACCATCGCAGCTTTCCTCCCTCGAGACAAGCAATTCCTCCTTGGTCTGCTCAGATAACCGCGCTGGCTGTGCGGTGGAGAACATATTTCCACTGGTCAACACCCAGTGAACTTTGCCTGCTGTTAAGAGAATTGACGTTTTACTTCACTACTTTCGCAATAGCGATTTCCGGCGCATCCACTACTGGCAGCGGACAGCGtacccagggaaaaaaaatccaagctgtCTGGCCAAGGAGCTGAAGGAGTTCAAGAATGCTTGTTGGACactgtttttaatttccagttaGAGAAGTCTTTCTTGGAAAGTTGTAAGATATAACTTATGGACCACGCGGAGTTTGCCTGATTTAACCGGGTAAGTATTTTAAGCAGGtgttaataataaaatctgttgGCCCAAGACTGCTCCCCATGgtattcttttgctttatttcaagCACGCAAACAAAGCCTACCTACAACCGCCCTGTAACCATCGCTGTAgaggcacctttttttttttccttcccttttcctttttttttaaaggaaggagtGTGGGGGGGTTGTTTTCTACTCTATTTACCGACGCACACAGAGGTTCACAGCTCccaagcactgcagaaattaGGATGATTTTCCAGCCTACCCTGAAATAAGCAGCTGTTAAGATCTCTGGTATAAAGCACAATTGTaagggcagccctggctggctGAGGAGGCACGCCGAGCGTGCATCATGGCTGCTCAAGCAGCAAACTATTCACCGGGTTCAAGTCCCTGTTCCCTGccaccctgctcccagctccacaAACGCAGCTCCCTCATACCTTTGAAGCCAGGCTGAGCTCACACCTTTTACCGGACAGCACAAACAAAAACGTACAGCGCGTACAGAGCGGAAACAATAGCCAGCCATGCAGAGCCCAGTATCAAAGGCACTGATAGTCAGCCGA
Above is a window of Balearica regulorum gibbericeps isolate bBalReg1 chromosome 29, bBalReg1.pri, whole genome shotgun sequence DNA encoding:
- the ACVR1B gene encoding activin receptor type-1B, encoding MAARPPLPPRARRPRRPPPPPPAAAVLLALLLAGALGGAHALTCLCSDCKQANSTCETDGACMVSVFNLDGVKHHVRTCIPEAKLIPAGKPFYCLSSEDLRNTHCCYSDFCNKIDLMVPSGHLKDNEPPSSWGPVELVAVIAGPVFLVFVVMIIVVFVFHHHQRVYHNRQRLDMEDPSCEMCLSKDKTLQDLVYDLSTSGSGSGLPLFVQRTVARTIVLQEIIGKGRFGEVWRGRWRGGDVAVKIFSSREERSWFREAEIYQTVMLRHENILGFIAADNKDNGTWTQLWLVSDYHEHGSLFDYLNRYTVTIEGMIKLALSAASGLAHLHMEIVGTQGKPGIAHRDLKSKNILVKKNGTCAIADLGLAVRHDSVTDTIDIAPNQRVGTKRYMAPEVLDETINMKHFDSFKCADIYALGLVYWEIARRCNAGGIHEEYQLPYYDLVPSDPSIEEMRKVVCDQKLRPNIPNWWQSYEALRVMGKMMRECWYANGAARLTALRIKKTLSQLSVQEDVKI